In Candidatus Epulonipiscium sp., one genomic interval encodes:
- a CDS encoding flagellar protein FliS: protein MMENKTAQVVNASPGQLIVITYELIIGTLEDAKNQIPVEDEKKFKRALDKAQRLLRELIDALDLSYDISHDLMAMYLYINKTIINAYVTRKKEPIEETIKILKTLLKGWEEVAAVEEKNPPVVENAQQIYAGLTYGKGSLNESVVEEKNRGFKA, encoded by the coding sequence ATGATGGAAAATAAGACCGCACAGGTTGTCAATGCAAGCCCGGGTCAACTTATAGTGATTACTTATGAGCTTATTATTGGAACCTTAGAAGATGCAAAAAACCAAATTCCAGTGGAAGATGAAAAAAAGTTTAAAAGGGCTCTAGATAAAGCTCAAAGGCTTCTCAGAGAACTTATAGATGCCTTAGATTTATCCTATGATATTTCCCATGATTTAATGGCAATGTATTTATACATTAATAAGACAATAATCAATGCCTATGTGACTAGGAAAAAAGAGCCTATAGAAGAAACAATAAAGATTTTAAAAACCCTTCTTAAAGGTTGGGAAGAAGTAGCAGCCGTAGAAGAAAAAAATCCCCCTGTGGTTGAAAATGCTCAGCAAATATATGCAGGATTAACCTATGGAAAAGGAAGTTTAAACGAATCTGTAGTGGAAGAAAAAAATAGAGGATTTAAGGCATAA
- a CDS encoding DUF2508 family protein translates to MNPIVATGKKGFFPFKLKIKKAYPPTEEEEIKNALRKIKNEIDLAYHRFENAMDKELVDSCIYEMKALQKKYEFYLKKAKEKDISLLKEWEQTS, encoded by the coding sequence TTGAACCCTATCGTAGCCACCGGGAAAAAGGGATTTTTCCCCTTTAAATTAAAAATAAAAAAGGCATATCCACCTACAGAAGAAGAGGAAATCAAAAATGCGCTTCGAAAAATTAAAAATGAAATCGATTTGGCTTATCATAGATTTGAAAATGCTATGGACAAAGAATTAGTAGATAGCTGTATATACGAAATGAAAGCTCTTCAAAAAAAGTACGAATTCTACTTAAAGAAAGCTAAAGAAAAGGATATATCTTTATTAAAAGAATGGGAGCAGACCTCATAA